CGAGACGAACTCGTCAAGGTCGCCATCGAGGACGTTCTGGGTATCGCTGCGCTCGATACCGGTGCGCAGGTCCTTGATCCGGCTCTGGTCGAGCACGTAGTTGCGGATCTGGCTGCCCCAGCCGATGTCGGACTTGGTCGCCTCCACCGCGTCGCGCTCGGCGTTGCGCTTCTGGATCTCCAGCTCATAGAGCTTTCCGGCCAGCATTTTCATCGCGCGGTCGCGGTTGGCGTGCTGGCTGCGCTCGGTCTGGCAGGCCACCACCGTGCCGGTCGGCACGTGGGTGATGCGCACGGCGGACTCGGTCTTGTTGACGTGCTGGCCGCCGGCACCGGAGGAGCGGTAGACGTCGGTCTTCAGGTCGGCCGGATTGATGTCGATCTCGATGTTGTCGTCCACTTCCGGCGCGACGAACACCGAGGTGAAACTGGTGTGGCGGCGGTTGTCGGAGTCGAACGGCGACTTGCGCACCAGACGGTGCACGCCGGTCTCGGTCTTCAGCCAGCCGTAGGCGAACTCGCCTTCGACGCGGAAGGTCGCCGACTTCACGCCGGCCACGTCGCCGCCGCTGACTTCCATCAGCTCGGCCTTCCAGCCGCGCGATTCGGCCCAGCGCAGGTACATCCGCAACAGGATCTCGGCCCAGTCCTGGGCCTCGGTGCCGCCGGCTCCGGCCTGGATGTCGACGAATGCAGCCGCGTTGTCCATCTCGCCGGAAAACATCCGCCGGAACTCGAGCTCGTCGACGGCCTTCGCATAGGTTTCAACGTCCTCGATCACCGCCTGGGCGGTGTCGTCGTCGCCTTCCATTTCCGCCAGCTCAAGCAGCTCCTCGGCGCCGGTGACGCTCTCGGTCAGGCTGCGGATGCCATTGACGACGCGGTCCAGCGAAGCGCGTTCGCGACCCAGCGACTGCGCGCGCTCGGCGTCGTCCCAGACGTCCGGGCTTTCCAGCTCGCGGCTGACTTCTTCCAGACGTTCGACCTTGGTGTCGAAGTCAAAGATACCCCCTGAGCGCCTGCAAACGATCCTTGAGATCGTCGATGCGCTCGTGGACGGGATTCAGTTCGATCATGTCCGTGGTTTCATGCGAAAAATGACCGCCAAGTCTAGCAGGCGCAAGGGCTGAGGGCGTCCCGCGCCTGTGACCTGAGGATGGAATGATCGTCCTCAGTGCGTGACCGCGAGCCGCTGACCTCAGGTTTCGGCAACCGGGTCCACCCGCTCTCTCAGAAGCTGCCGCCAGCGCCGACTGCAGGGCAGCGATTGCCCATCTTTGAGGTGAACGCGTGCGTCCCCGCTGTCCAGCGGTTCGATCGAGACGATCTGATCGAGATTCACGATGTAGCTGCGGTGGATCCGCAGAAACCGCGCCGGGTCCAGCTTCGCCTCGATGCCCGCAATCGTGCTGCGCAAGGGGTAGGCACGCCCGCCCAGATGCAGGTTGACGTAGTTGCCTGA
The genomic region above belongs to Lysobacter avium and contains:
- the prfB gene encoding peptide chain release factor 2 (programmed frameshift), coding for MIELNPVHERIDDLKDRLQALRGYLDFDTKVERLEEVSRELESPDVWDDAERAQSLGRERASLDRVVNGIRSLTESVTGAEELLELAEMEGDDDTAQAVIEDVETYAKAVDELEFRRMFSGEMDNAAAFVDIQAGAGGTEAQDWAEILLRMYLRWAESRGWKAELMEVSGGDVAGVKSATFRVEGEFAYGWLKTETGVHRLVRKSPFDSDNRRHTSFTSVFVAPEVDDNIEIDINPADLKTDVYRSSGAGGQHVNKTESAVRITHVPTGTVVACQTERSQHANRDRAMKMLAGKLYELEIQKRNAERDAVEATKSDIGWGSQIRNYVLDQSRIKDLRTGIERSDTQNVLDGDLDEFVSASLKAGLAVGAKRSDAT